One genomic segment of Spiroplasma endosymbiont of Poecilobothrus nobilitatus includes these proteins:
- a CDS encoding IS3 family transposase (programmed frameshift) — protein MNNLKNKLSCYHKNGKSVINLGQEYNLPKPTIYSWVKNYNNYGSFKAKDNRTLEENEIITLRKELKDLKMENDIFKASRTDNGQKITIINNNKTKYSVRKICKILGLSKSTYYYQTNKCINKQVNNYEQEIISAFNKSRKIYGARKIKVILNRKDIILSRRKIRFFMIKNNLVSKYTKLKYHNHKTTVNNDQINNILNRQFNNKKPNEVIVSDLTYVKVGAKWHYICLLIDLFNREIIGYSAGPNKTAELVQQAFHKITRPLNQITLFHTDRGNEFKNKIIDEILITFNIKRSLSNKGCPYDNAVAETTYKTFKTEFIKGKKFKNLTQLKYELFDFVHWYNNIRIHGSLNYLSPVTFRKQMYI, from the exons ATGAATAATTTAAAAAACAAATTGTCATGCTATCATAAAAATGGTAAAAGTGTTATTAATCTAGGGCAAGAATATAATTTACCAAAACCAACTATTTATAGTTGAGTTAAAAATTATAATAATTATGGTTCATTTAAAGCAAAAGACAATCGCACACTAGAAGAAAATGAAATAATAACTTTACGAAAAGAACTTAAAGACTTGAAAATGGAAAATGACATTT TTAAAGCAAGCCGCACTGATAATGGCCAAAAAATAACAATAATTAATAACAACAAAACAAAATATTCAGTAAGAAAAATATGTAAGATTTTGGGTTTATCAAAATCAACGTATTATTATCAAACTAATAAATGTATTAACAAGCAAGTTAATAATTATGAACAAGAAATTATCAGTGCCTTTAATAAAAGTCGCAAAATTTATGGGGCTCGCAAAATTAAAGTTATTTTAAACAGAAAAGATATCATCTTATCGCGGCGAAAAATCAGATTCTTTATGATCAAAAATAATTTGGTTTCTAAATACACCAAATTAAAATATCATAATCATAAAACAACAGTCAATAATGACCAAATTAATAATATTTTAAATCGTCAATTTAACAACAAAAAACCTAATGAAGTTATTGTTAGTGATTTAACATATGTTAAAGTTGGCGCTAAATGACATTATATTTGTTTATTAATTGACTTGTTTAATCGTGAAATAATTGGTTATAGTGCTGGGCCGAATAAAACAGCCGAACTGGTCCAACAAGCTTTTCATAAAATAACACGACCATTAAATCAAATAACTCTATTTCATACTGATCGTGGTAATGAGTTTAAAAATAAAATCATTGATGAAATTTTAATAACTTTTAATATTAAAAGATCATTAAGCAATAAAGGCTGCCCTTATGATAATGCTGTGGCTGAAACAACTTACAAAACTTTTAAAACTGAATTTATTAAGGGTAAAAAATTTAAAAATTTAACACAATTAAAATACGAACTTTTTGATTTTGTGCATTGATATAACAATATTCGAATTCATGGCAGTTTAAATTATTTATCTCCAGTTACTTTTAGAAAACAAATGTATATATAA